The genomic window CCCCTTCATCTTGTTGAAGCGGGGGAAGTTCATGAGGATGGCGAAGGAGGCGAAGAGCTGCAGCCCCTCGGTGAAGGCGCCGAAGGCGGCCAGCGTCTTCGCGATCTCGGTCTTGTTCTCGACCGAGAAGGCCTGCATGTAGTCGTACTTGTCCTTCATCTCCTTGTATTTGAGGAAGGCGGTATACTCCGTCTCCGGCATCCCGATGGTGTCGAGAAGGTGGGAGTAGGCGGCGATGTGGATGGTCTCGGTGTTGCTGAACGCCGACATCATCATCAGCACTTCGGTCGGCTTGAAGACCTGGGAGTACTGCTTCATGTAGCAGTTGTTCACCTCGACATCCGCCTGGGTGAAGAAGCGGAAGATCTGGGTGAGCAGGTTCTTCTCGGATGGCGTGAGGTTCTTCTGCCAGTCCTTCACGTCATCCGCGAGCGGCACCTCCTCCGGCAGCCAATGGATCCGCTGCTGCTGCAACCAGGCCTCATAGGCCCAGGGGTAGCGGAAGGGCTTGTAGACCGGGTTGGAGGTGAGAAGATCAAAGCGAATGGGAAGCTGGTCTTGTGTGCCGTCGGGCATGGTGATGTCCTTTGGTTGAACTCAGGGGCTCTGCCCCTGAAACCCCGCCAGGAAACTCGTTTCCTGGACCTTCATTACTTTGGCTGATCTATGGTCGAACTGGCGCGCTACAAGAAACCCGAAGGTGCAGGAAACTAAGTTTCCTGCCGGGGTCCAGGGGCAGAGCCCCTGGTCACTGGCACGCCAGACATTCCTCATAATCCGTCGTGCTCGTCGCCTTCGCCAATATCGGCTGGTCCACCGCGATCGCCACCGCCTTCTCGCTCACCGCATCGGCCCGCTGGATGGAGAGCGAACGGCAGTAGTAAAGCGACTTCACCCCCCGCTTCCACGCCATCCAATGCAGCCCATGCAGGTCGCGCTTGTGGATGTTCGCCGGCAGGAACAGGTTCAGCGACTGCGCCTGGCAGATATAGGGCGTGCGGTCCGCCGCATGTTCGATCACCCAGCGCTGGTCCAGCTCGAAGGCCGTCTTGAACACGCCCTTCTCATCCTCGCTCAGGAAGTCGAGGTGCTGCACCGAGCCCTTGTTGACCGTGATGGTCGTCCAGGTGTCCGCGTCATCCCGCCCATGCCGCGCCAGCACCTTCTTGAGGTATGGGTTGCGGACGATGTAGCTGCCGGACAGCGTCTTGTGGTTGTACACATTGGCCGCGATCGGCTCGATCCCCGGCGAGGCACCCCCGCAGATGATCGAGATGGACGCCGTCGGCGCGATCGCCATCTTGTTCGAGAAGCGTTCCTGGAAGCCGTATTCGGCCGCATCCGGGCAGGCGCCGCGCTCTTCCGCCAGCAGGCGCGAGGCCGCATCCGCCTGGGTGCGGATGTGCTTGAACATCTTCTTGTTCCAGGCCTTCGCCACCGCGCTTTCGAAGGGCACCTCCTTCGATTGCAGGAAGGAGTGGAAGCCCATGACGCCCAGCCCCACCGAACGCTCGCGCATCGCGGAATAGCGGGCCTTGGCCATGCTGTCCGGCGCGGTGTCGATGAAGTTCTGCAGGACGTTGTCCAGGAAGCGCATCACGTCGGTGATGAACAGCGGGTCCTTGTTCCACTCGTCCCAGGTCTCGAGGTTGAGGGAGGAGAGGCAGCACACCGCCGTCCGTTGCTCGCCATGCTGGTCGAGGCCGGTAGGCAGCGTGATCTCGGAGCAGAGGTTGGAGGTCTTCACCTCCAGCCCCGCCAGCTTGTGGTGCTCGGGCCGCGCCGAATTCACGTGGTCGGCATAGATGATGTAGGGCTCGCCCGTCTCGATGCGCGCCGTCAGGATGCGGATCCAGAGGCCCCGCGCCGAGACGGTGCGCACGATCGCGCCATCCTTGGGCGAGGTCAGCGCCCAGGCCTCATCGGCCTCGACCGCGCGCATGAAGGCGTCGCTGATCAGGATGCCGTGGTGCAGGTTCAGCGCCTTGCGGTTCGGGTCGCCGCCGGTGGGGCGGCGGATTTCCACGAATTCCTCGATCTCCGGGTGGTGCACCGGCAGGTAGACCGCCGCCGAACCACGCCGCAGCGAGCCCTGGGAGATGGCCAGCGTCAGGCTGTCCATCACGCGGATGAAGGGGACGATGCCTGAGGTCTTCCCGTTCTGCCCCACCTTCTCGCCGAGCGAGCGCAGGTTCCCCCAGTAGGAGCCGATGCCGCCGCCCTTGGAGGCCAGCCAGACATTCTCGTTCCAGAGCCCCACGATGGATTCGAGACTGTCGCTGGCTTCGTTCAGGAAGCAGGAGATGGGCAGCCCGCGCGTCGTCCCCCCATTGGACAGCACGGGCGTCGCGGGCATGAACCACAACCGCGAGATGTAGTCATAGAGGCGCTGCGCATGCGCCGCGTCATCGCCATAGGCCGAGGCCACGCGCGCGAAGAGGTCCTGGTAGCTCTCGCCCGGCAGGAGGTAGCGGTCATCGAGCGTGGCGCGGCCGAAATCGGTCAGCAGCGCGTCGCGCGACCGGTCCACCTGCACCTGGTGGTGCCCCTGCAATTGTACGGCGTCGAACACGGTAGGCACCCCCTCTGCTACGGCCGGCGAACATGCCCCAACTCGCCGCGGCATTCAACCACATCTAGCGGCCAAGGTGGCGCCGGATACCAGATCATGTGTGACCCCCGCGCCACAAGCGGCGGTTTTCCGCGCCTTGCGGGCGCCAGAATTGGTGCCTCGCCCGGCGGCTGCAACCGTCGCTTGTGGCATGGCAGGGGCGCGGACCGGGGGGAAGGGGGTGCCGGAAGATACCCCCGGGATTCACCGAATCCCCAGAAAACCACGCGGGACTCGCGGAAGCGAAAACCAGCGCCTGATCCGCGGAGGCGGAATCGCCGGAGCGGTGAATCAGTCGCTCAAGACCAGCGCCTGATCCGCGGAGGCGAAATCGCCGGAGCGGTGAATCAGTCGCTCAAGACCAGCGCCTGATCCGCGGAGGCGAAATCGCCGGAGCGGTGATCAGTCGCCCAAACGACCCTACCGGCCGGAGCGCCAATGCGCGGGCGGGGTGAAGCCCCCGGCCCAGAGCCCGCTCTGCCGGGCGCGCGCCGCGGCCTCCAGCGGCACCAGGGCCGGCTGGCGGGCGCCATCGGCCAGCGCCCAGCCGGCCGAGACGAGGGAGGCGTTCAGCTCCACCCCCTCGGCCTGGCAGACGCCCAGCGCGCGGCCGAAACGGTCCCGCCCATGCAGGCGGCAGGTGACGGCGCGCTCGGCCACCAGCTGCGCCAGGGCGGCCGCGGCGGCGCCGCCGCAATCATAGGTCTGGCCCGCGGGCGTCACGCATTGCTGCCCGCGCTCGGGCGCATCGAGGCCATAGAGGCGCAAGGTGCGCTCGCCCAGGCGCAGCGTGTCACCATCCAGCACGCGGACATCCGGCGCATCAGCCCGCCACTCAGGATTGCGCGGAGCGGAGCCCATCAACTCCGCCGGGAGGCCAAAGCCCAGGATCAGCACGCCAAGCCCAGCGGCCCCCCGAGGAGAAGGGCCTTTCCCCATCGAAACGGGGGGCGCGTGGGGCGGAAAATACGGCGGCGACGCATGGGGGGTCGTTAACCCGTGGGCAGGGAGGCTGGCAACCCGGAAGATGGGAAACTCATTCGCATTCATTTTCTGGGCGAGACCAGAACTGGCCTGCCTTTCGCAGCCGCGCCCAGGCCTCCAGCGCGGCCAAGCGGCTGCCCTCGGCCCGCCCCGCCGCGAAGCCCGAGACCGCGCCCAGCGCGAAGCCACCCGCGCCCTTGCCCTCCAGCCTTGCGGCCAGGCCGCGGGCCACCACAGCGTCATTGGCCAGCCCCAGCGCCTCCTGCAAGGCCGCGAGGCGCCGGTTGAAACGGCGCGGCGCCTTGCCCGGCCAGATTGCGGCGAAGGGTTCGGCCGCGTAGCGCAGCCGCTTGGCATCGAGGCGCATCTCGTGCAGCGCCTCGGCGTCCAGCTCCTTCATTTGCGCGCCCGCCCGGCGCAGCCGCTTCCAGCGCTTGCGCAGCACCTCGGCGGCGAAGGGGCGCAGGGGCGCGTCGGGCGGCGCGGCCGGCCGCAGCGCCAGCAGGCCTATCCCGGACCAGAGGGCGCCGCGAAACAGCGGGCCCTCCAGCAGGGCGGCGACCCGTTCATAGGCCAGGGCGCGCTCCCGCCCCGCCGCGGCCAGCATGCGCTTCATCCGCGGGTCGCGGTCCAGCGCCTGGAAGGCGGCCTCGCCCAGCCCGCCCAGGAAGACATCCCAGTCGCGCGCCCCGCCCAGGATGGCGGCGGCCTCCTTGAGCTTCGCATCCCAGTCGCGCCATTCCGGGCCATCCACCACGGGCC from Roseococcus microcysteis includes these protein-coding regions:
- a CDS encoding ribonucleotide-diphosphate reductase subunit beta, with the protein product MPDGTQDQLPIRFDLLTSNPVYKPFRYPWAYEAWLQQQRIHWLPEEVPLADDVKDWQKNLTPSEKNLLTQIFRFFTQADVEVNNCYMKQYSQVFKPTEVLMMMSAFSNTETIHIAAYSHLLDTIGMPETEYTAFLKYKEMKDKYDYMQAFSVENKTEIAKTLAAFGAFTEGLQLFASFAILMNFPRFNKMKGMGQVVSWSVRDETLHCLSVIRLFRTFVQENPEIWNEELRRDLYLICATIVDHEDAFIDLAFELGGVEGLTAADVKQYIRFIADRRLTQLGLDPLYHVEKNPLPWLDEMLGAIEHTNFFENRATEYSRASTEGTWEEAFAGHTFSSAQPEGEIKLPPH
- a CDS encoding CYTH and CHAD domain-containing protein, with protein sequence MEPLPPEDATLLPGALPAPVPLDVPPEGELAEIARFTGRATSPLPGLTWIEGRIIAGEASRRVGRLVLEGPAAEVLSQAATLAETLPLLPARASLDELALALAEGRAPRPRRAGPAALGQARTVEEALRAAIGHLLEVLLAESAHCTLEAGPRGVHQSRVALRRLRSLLRIFRPVVDGPEWRDWDAKLKEAAAILGGARDWDVFLGGLGEAAFQALDRDPRMKRMLAAAGRERALAYERVAALLEGPLFRGALWSGIGLLALRPAAPPDAPLRPFAAEVLRKRWKRLRRAGAQMKELDAEALHEMRLDAKRLRYAAEPFAAIWPGKAPRRFNRRLAALQEALGLANDAVVARGLAARLEGKGAGGFALGAVSGFAAGRAEGSRLAALEAWARLRKAGQFWSRPENECE
- a CDS encoding ribonucleoside-diphosphate reductase subunit alpha — encoded protein: MPRRVGACSPAVAEGVPTVFDAVQLQGHHQVQVDRSRDALLTDFGRATLDDRYLLPGESYQDLFARVASAYGDDAAHAQRLYDYISRLWFMPATPVLSNGGTTRGLPISCFLNEASDSLESIVGLWNENVWLASKGGGIGSYWGNLRSLGEKVGQNGKTSGIVPFIRVMDSLTLAISQGSLRRGSAAVYLPVHHPEIEEFVEIRRPTGGDPNRKALNLHHGILISDAFMRAVEADEAWALTSPKDGAIVRTVSARGLWIRILTARIETGEPYIIYADHVNSARPEHHKLAGLEVKTSNLCSEITLPTGLDQHGEQRTAVCCLSSLNLETWDEWNKDPLFITDVMRFLDNVLQNFIDTAPDSMAKARYSAMRERSVGLGVMGFHSFLQSKEVPFESAVAKAWNKKMFKHIRTQADAASRLLAEERGACPDAAEYGFQERFSNKMAIAPTASISIICGGASPGIEPIAANVYNHKTLSGSYIVRNPYLKKVLARHGRDDADTWTTITVNKGSVQHLDFLSEDEKGVFKTAFELDQRWVIEHAADRTPYICQAQSLNLFLPANIHKRDLHGLHWMAWKRGVKSLYYCRSLSIQRADAVSEKAVAIAVDQPILAKATSTTDYEECLACQ
- a CDS encoding thermonuclease family protein, translating into MLDGDTLRLGERTLRLYGLDAPERGQQCVTPAGQTYDCGGAAAAALAQLVAERAVTCRLHGRDRFGRALGVCQAEGVELNASLVSAGWALADGARQPALVPLEAAARARQSGLWAGGFTPPAHWRSGR